From Stenotrophomonas sp. SAU14A_NAIMI4_8:
CCGCGTGCCGAGCGCGCAACTGCGCCGCGGCGGCCGCCACCGGTGGCGGCACCGGACACCGCGCCGGCGGCGACGCGGCCGCTGCCTTCGGGCAATGCGCGGCAGCCGGCGGTGCGACTGCCCGACCGTCTGCAGATCGCCCTGCTGCGCGCATCGGGCTGCAATCCGAATGACCCGGCCACGCAGGCATTGATGGACAGCTGGCCGCTGGAAACGTTGCGCCGTGACCCGGCCGCCAAGCGTGCGCTGTGGCCGCAGCTGCGCGCGCTGCGCAAGCGGGGTACGCCATGAGCGCGGTCGCCCAGCCGGGGCCGGTCAGCCTGCGCGCGCTGCGCGAGAATGATCTCAACGCGGTCATGGCCATCGAGGTGCGTGGCTACCCGTACCCCTGGACCCGTGGCATTTTCCTGGACTGCCTGCGCGCGGGGTACCCCGGGCTGGCGATGGAACAGGACGGCCTGCTGATCGGCTATGGCGTGTTGAGCCTGGCCGCTGACGAAGCGCACGTGCTCAACATCTGCATCGATCCGCTGGTGCAGTCGCGCGGCCTGGGCCGGCAGCTGCTGCGCGCGCTGGTCGAGATGGCCCGCAACCGTGGCGCGCAGCGCGTGTTCCTGGAAGTGCGGCCGTCGAACACGCCGGCGCTGCGGCTGTACCATAGCGAAGGCT
This genomic window contains:
- the rimI gene encoding ribosomal protein S18-alanine N-acetyltransferase, with translation MSAVAQPGPVSLRALRENDLNAVMAIEVRGYPYPWTRGIFLDCLRAGYPGLAMEQDGLLIGYGVLSLAADEAHVLNICIDPLVQSRGLGRQLLRALVEMARNRGAQRVFLEVRPSNTPALRLYHSEGFNEIGRRPRYYPAAQGREDALVMAIELVADDVQVMPPL